The Trachemys scripta elegans isolate TJP31775 chromosome 6, CAS_Tse_1.0, whole genome shotgun sequence genome includes a window with the following:
- the KLF9 gene encoding Krueppel-like factor 9: MSAVAYMDFVAAQCLVSISNRSVVQEQGAQDAELLKMPDEEVTKDLNDPRDAWKDYCTLVTIAKSLLDLNKYRPLPTPSICSDSVESPDEDVGSDSDVTTESGSSPSHSPVERQDSGSVPSSLSLLHSGVPAKGKLATEKRHKCPYSGCGKVYGKSSHLKAHYRVHTGERPFPCTWPDCLKKFSRSDELTRHYRTHTGEKQFRCPLCEKRFMRSDHLTKHARRHTEFHPSMIKRSKKSSSTSF, translated from the exons ATGTCAGCAGTTGCCTACATGGATTTTGTTGCTGCTCAGTGTCTGGTTTCCATTTCCAATCGCTCTGTGGTACAGGAACAGGGGGCTCAGGATGCAGAGCTACTGAAAATGCCCGATGAAGAAGTGACCAAGGACCTGAATGACCCCAGGGATGCCTGGAAGGATTATTGCACATTGGTCACAATTGCTAAAAGCTTGTTGGACCTGAACAAGTACAGACCCCTCCCAACCCCTTccatctgcagtgacagtgtagAAAGTCCAGATGAGGATGTAGGATCAGACAGCGACGTGACCACTGAATCTGGGTCGAGTCCTTCCCACAGCCCAGTGGAAAGACAGGATTCTGGCAGTgtgcccagctctctctctctcctccacagtGGAGTGCCTGCAAAGGGGAAACTAGCCACTGAAAAGAGACACAAGTGTCCATACAGTGGATGTGGCAAAGTCTATGGAAAATCCTCCCATCTTAAAGCCCATTACAGAGTGCATACAG GTGAGCGACCATTCCCGTGCACATGGCCAGATTGCCTTAAAAAGTTCTCTCGGTCAGATGAGCTGACTCGACACTACAGAACCCACACTGGTGAAAAGCAGTTCAGGTGCCCTCTCTGTGAGAAGCGGTTCATGAGGAGCGATCACCTGACAAAGCATGCCCGTCGTCACACTGAGTTTCATCCAAGCATGATTAAGAGATCGAAAAAGTCCAGCTCCACCTCATTTTGA